The DNA window CTCGATTTCCTGGGGGTGGTATTTTTCTTGCATGGGGACGATGTTTTTATTGGGTAAATTATTTAATTATACCGCGAACCCATTGGCTTGATGCGGGCATATGGTCGGGAAAACACTTTGCTCGATAGCAGGCGGTGAGTGTTTAACCTTTAGTCTTGAACGCAATTTGCCGGATGCGCCGCGCGGTGTGTTTTAGCTTTTGGGGGGGGATGTATGCCAAGCTGAAGGCTGGTACAGCCGAAATGTTGCAGAATTAAGCCTCAAGATCTGAGGCTTTATCGCTGAGAGTTTTTTAGATTGATGGTTAAATTTATATCAATCCAAGCGGAAACCGATTTTCAACTTAACCTGATAATGCGCAATTTTGGCGTTAACAATATGCCCGCGCGTTTCCACCACCTCAAACCAATCCAGATTATGCAAGGATGCACCGGCTTTGGCGATAGCTTGCTGAATGGCATCGTCGCTGCTTTTAGCCGATGAGCCGACGATTTCGATAACTTTGTACACATGATCGCTCATTTTCGAATCCCCTTTTGTTTGTCGGAAATTGCGTTATATCATACTTTAACCGATTAGCTGCATGAGAATTTCATATAATAGCAACCAAGAAAATTGCGGATTTTTGCTGCGTCATAATGATGCAGAGCGACGCTGGAACAAAATCCCTGTACCCGATCAAGGAGAAATGTATGATGAAACTTAGGGAAACGCTGATTAATTTAGCGAACGAGATGAAGCGGCAGGCGTACGGAACGCAGCGACTGAGACCTATCAACAAGATAGGCGAGGGAGTGAGTACCGCGCAACGAAGCGGTTCGCTCGTGCAGTCAATTAATCAGCATTTCCTTAGATTATTGTGCGCTGCGGCGATTATTCTTTCTCTTACGGCTTGCGCCACTTCGCCGATGGGTAGAACCCAGCTTGTTTTTATGCCCGACAGTGAAGTCAATGCGATGGGATTGCAAGCTTTTTCGGATCTGAAGAATGAAAAGAAGATCAATCAGAATCCCAAAGAGAATCAGTTCGTGACTTGTGTCGCCGATGCCATTACCCGTGAAGTCGGCGGCGGTAATTGGGAAGTGGTTGTGTTTGAAGACGCTAGCCTGAATGCCTTTGCATTGCCGGGGCAGAAAATCGGCGTGCATACCGGGTTGGTTGAGTTGGTGGATAACCAGGACCAATTGGCGGCTGTGATTGGTCATGAGGTCGGTCACGTCATGGCGCGACACAGTAATGAGCGGATGTCGCAGAAGCTCGGCGCGCAAATGGGGATTGCGCTCGTTGCCGCGGTAGCTGCGCCGACGACGCCGATGGGACAAACGGCGCTCGGTTTGCTCGGCGTCGGTGCGCAATATGGCGTGATTCTGCCGTTCAGCCGTTTGCATGAGAGCGAAGCGGACATGATCGGCGTTGAGTTGATGGCAAAAGCCGGGTTTAATCCCGCCGAAAGCGTTACGCTGTGGCAGAAAATGTCGCAAGCCAGTCAGGGCGCGCAGCCAGTGGAATTTCTGTCAACCCACCCGTCGCATGAAACGCGCATCGACGATTTGCGTGCACATTTGCCCAAGGCTAATGCGTTGATGCAGCAGGCGCATGCCGCGGGTAAGCAACCGAAATGTGTCAAATAACGTTCTAAGCCTTGGGTTCCGGTTCAGTTGCCGGAAAATCCAATTCCACTTTGGCACCGTCCGGATCGTGGCAAAACAGCTGCCAGATTTCCAACCCCTGCAAACGGTGCAAATCGTATTGAATACCGTGCCGCTTTAAGGTATCGACCGTAGCCTGCAGATTGTTTGCAGTAAAAGCCATGTGATCGATTACACCGGCCGGATTGGGCGGCATCGGTTTGCCCGCCATGATATGCAGAATGGCCTGATTTCCGGTATACAGCCATGCGCCCGGAAAAGCAAACGGCGGACGGTAGCCCTCTGTCAATCCTAATACTTCGATATAAAAATTCTTGCTTCTTTCCAGGTCGTTGCTCAAGACCGTGAAATGATTCATTCCTTCAATCGCCATTTTTTAAACTCATAGAAAAACAAAATTTATACCATGATTTCTGAATTTCTTATTCGCAATAAGAAATCTCATTCAATTCATTGGCAGAAATATTCAACAGTAAAATTTCCGCTGGTATCTTGCCAGCTTAATAGCCGATCTCGATATTGCCGTCCTTGAAATGCGCAGTCAGTGATTCCAGCAAGTCGCCGTGCAAATATACCCGCCAATCGCTTCCCAGTTCCAGTTCGCCGCTGGCGGCATCGTTGCGGTAAAGCAGCGTGACCGGGCAGTAATTCGCATACGGTTTTGGTGTTTGCGGCGAGAAAGGGGTTAACAGCATTTTGAGGCTGGCGGTTAAATCGGTCGCGGTTGCATCGCAGCGGATTTTCAGTTGTTTGGCGAAGCGCGAGCGGATTCCGGCGAAGTCGTAGAGCTGTTCGGCGGTGATGCGCAGTTCGTCGTCTTCGCTGCCGTTGTAACCGCGGTTGCTGATTTTTACTTCCGCGATCAGCAGCTGATCTTCTTTGAGCCAGGCGCGGTTGGCATCGAACAGTTCGCTGAAAACGACCACTTCGACCCGCGCTTTGCCGTCGTCCAGATTGATGACGCACATTCTGCCGCGGCGCGTCATTTGCACGCGCACCGAATGGATGATGCCCGCCAGTAATTGCGGTTCGCGGCTGGGATTCAGCCGATCCAGGCGGGTGCGGATGAAGCGCTTCAGTTCCGCTGCGTAAGTATCGAACGGATGGCCGCTGAAATAATAGCCCAGGCCGGTTTTTTCCTGACGCAGTTTTTCCCGGTCGGACCACGGCTCCGTGTGTAGCAGTTGTGCTTGCAAATGAGACTGATCGTCGCTGGCGCCGAATAAATTGGTCTGGCTGACCGCCCGGCTCTGCTGTTCGGCGGATTCGATCGCGATGCCGGCGGAAGCCATCAGACTGGCACGATTGGCATTGAGGGTGTCGAATGCGCCGACGCGGATCAGCGATTCCATCACGCGGCGGTTGGCGATGCGCCGGTCGGCGCGGTTGCAGAAGTCGAATAAATCGCTGAACGGGCCGCCTTGTTCGCGCACCGCGATGATCGAGTTGACCGCGGATTCTCCGCTGCCTTTGACGGCACCGAGACCGAAGCGGATGGTTTTTCCGTCGACCGGAATGAAACGGTAAGCGGACAGGTTGATGTCGGGCGGCAGGATCGTTAAGCCGCTGGCAATGCTGTCTTCGACAAAAATCTGCACCTTATCGGTGTCATCCATGTCGGCGGAAATACACGCCGCCATGAATTCGGCGGGGTAATGCGCTTTCAGGTAAGCGGTCTGGAAGGCGATCAGCGCATACGCGGCGGCGTGCGATTTGTTGAAGCCGTAACCGGCGAATTTTTCCATCAAACCAAATAGTTCGGTGGCCTTATCCTCGCTTAAATTGTTGTTGACTGCGCCGGAGACAAAGATATCGCGCTGCTGTGCCATTTCTTCGACTTTCTTCTTGCCCATGGCGCGGCGCAGCAAATCCGCGCTGCCCAAGCTGTAGCCGCCGATCACCTGGGCAATCTGCATGACTTGCTCCTGATAAATCATGATGCCGTAAGTCGGGCCGAGGATCGGCTCGAGACGCGGGTCGAGGTATTCGATGGTTTTTCGGCCATGCTTGCGGTCGATAAATTCCGGGATCAAATCCATCGGGCCGGGACGGTATAGCGCTACCAGTGCGATGATGTCTTCAAAACGATCCGGTCTGGCTTTCTGCAGCAAGTCGATCATGCCGCGCGATTCAAACTGGAAAATACCGACGGCGTTGCCTTTGCGCATCAGCGCGTATGTCGCTTCGTCGTCGAGCGGTAAAGATTCCAGCGAGAACGGGCGGGCGGATGGATCATCGCTGGGATGTAACTGGCGGATATAGTCCACGGCGCGGTCGAGAATCGTCAGCGTGCGCAAACCGAGAAAGTCGAATTTCACCAGACCGATTTTTTCGACATCGTCCTTGTCGAGCTGACTGACCACCGAATCGGCGGATTCGGTACAGTAAATCGGACAGAAGTCGGTGATCTCGCTCGACGCGATCAGTACGCCGCCGGCGTGCATGCCGATGTTGCGCGTGATGCCTTCGAGGCTTTCCGCCAGTTCCAGCAGATTGCGCACGTCTTCTTCGTCGGCGGCGCGTTGGTTGAGTTGCGGTTCGAGCTGGCGTGCTTTTTTCAGCGTCATGCCGATTTCGAACGGCACCAGTTTGGCGAGCTGATCGACGAAATTGTACGGCAAATCCATGACCCGGCCGATGTCGCGGATCACCGCTTTCGCCGCCATCGAACCGAAGGTGGCGATTTGCGAGACTTTGCCGGTGCCGTAGCGTTGCTTGACGTAGTCGATCACCAATTCGCGCCGGTCCTGGCAGAAGTCGATATCGAAATCGGGCATCGATACCCGCTCCGGATTCAGGAAACGCTCAAACAGCAAATCGTAACGCAGCGGGTCGAGATCGGTAATGCCGAGCGAATACGCGACCAGCGAGCCCGCGCCGGAACCGCGCCCGGGACCGACCGGCACGTCGTTTTGCTTGGCCCAGTTGATGAAGTCGGCGACGATGAGAAAATACCCGGCAAATCCCATCTGGATGATGGTATTGACTTCAAATTCCAGTCGCGCTTGATATTTTGGCAGCTTGTCTATGCGCGCTCGATCGTCCGGAAACAGGTGCCGCATGCGTTGATGCAGACCTGCCACCGCTTGGTCTTGCAGATATTGATCCAGGCTTTCGTTATTC is part of the Gammaproteobacteria bacterium genome and encodes:
- the dnaE gene encoding DNA polymerase III subunit alpha, translating into MTESADPNCNTMPTNPAFIHLRLHSEFSILDGTIRIPDAVAKAVADQMPALALTDLSNLFGLVKFYQSAYKNGVKPILGCDVWITNESDRNKPVRLLLLCQSHGGYLLLSRLLSRAYRENQYHGRAEIRESWLHPEEWGTQGLIALSGGRFGDIGLAILQHNPQQAEIQTRKWADLFPSRFYLELQRDGHPNEAMLVQQSLAFARKFNLPVVATHAVQFLNAEDYRAHEARVCIAEGYTLDDKRRPKNFTEQQYFKTQDEMAQLFADIPSALANTIEIAKRCNLVLELGINRLPLFPTPNNESLDQYLQDQAVAGLHQRMRHLFPDDRARIDKLPKYQARLEFEVNTIIQMGFAGYFLIVADFINWAKQNDVPVGPGRGSGAGSLVAYSLGITDLDPLRYDLLFERFLNPERVSMPDFDIDFCQDRRELVIDYVKQRYGTGKVSQIATFGSMAAKAVIRDIGRVMDLPYNFVDQLAKLVPFEIGMTLKKARQLEPQLNQRAADEEDVRNLLELAESLEGITRNIGMHAGGVLIASSEITDFCPIYCTESADSVVSQLDKDDVEKIGLVKFDFLGLRTLTILDRAVDYIRQLHPSDDPSARPFSLESLPLDDEATYALMRKGNAVGIFQFESRGMIDLLQKARPDRFEDIIALVALYRPGPMDLIPEFIDRKHGRKTIEYLDPRLEPILGPTYGIMIYQEQVMQIAQVIGGYSLGSADLLRRAMGKKKVEEMAQQRDIFVSGAVNNNLSEDKATELFGLMEKFAGYGFNKSHAAAYALIAFQTAYLKAHYPAEFMAACISADMDDTDKVQIFVEDSIASGLTILPPDINLSAYRFIPVDGKTIRFGLGAVKGSGESAVNSIIAVREQGGPFSDLFDFCNRADRRIANRRVMESLIRVGAFDTLNANRASLMASAGIAIESAEQQSRAVSQTNLFGASDDQSHLQAQLLHTEPWSDREKLRQEKTGLGYYFSGHPFDTYAAELKRFIRTRLDRLNPSREPQLLAGIIHSVRVQMTRRGRMCVINLDDGKARVEVVVFSELFDANRAWLKEDQLLIAEVKISNRGYNGSEDDELRITAEQLYDFAGIRSRFAKQLKIRCDATATDLTASLKMLLTPFSPQTPKPYANYCPVTLLYRNDAASGELELGSDWRVYLHGDLLESLTAHFKDGNIEIGY
- a CDS encoding dodecin domain-containing protein, encoding MSDHVYKVIEIVGSSAKSSDDAIQQAIAKAGASLHNLDWFEVVETRGHIVNAKIAHYQVKLKIGFRLD
- a CDS encoding VOC family protein; the protein is MAIEGMNHFTVLSNDLERSKNFYIEVLGLTEGYRPPFAFPGAWLYTGNQAILHIMAGKPMPPNPAGVIDHMAFTANNLQATVDTLKRHGIQYDLHRLQGLEIWQLFCHDPDGAKVELDFPATEPEPKA
- a CDS encoding M48 family metallopeptidase, which translates into the protein MKRQAYGTQRLRPINKIGEGVSTAQRSGSLVQSINQHFLRLLCAAAIILSLTACATSPMGRTQLVFMPDSEVNAMGLQAFSDLKNEKKINQNPKENQFVTCVADAITREVGGGNWEVVVFEDASLNAFALPGQKIGVHTGLVELVDNQDQLAAVIGHEVGHVMARHSNERMSQKLGAQMGIALVAAVAAPTTPMGQTALGLLGVGAQYGVILPFSRLHESEADMIGVELMAKAGFNPAESVTLWQKMSQASQGAQPVEFLSTHPSHETRIDDLRAHLPKANALMQQAHAAGKQPKCVK